Within the Beduinella massiliensis genome, the region TGCCGCCTTCAGCGAGCGCATCAGCCTGCGCCTGTTCATGGCGGGAAGCGCCGTGCTGTGCATCCTGAGCTATTTGGGCGCGTCGCTCACCCGCAACGCGCTGCTCGGCCTCGCGAGCTGCGCGCTGTGCGGGCTTTCGGTCGGCATCCTCTGGCCGGGAACGTTCTCCATGGCGGCTAAGGCCCTGCGCCGGGGCGGAACCGCGCTGTTTGCCCTGCTGGCGCTGGCGGGCGATCTGGGGTGCAGCGCTGGCCCGGCGGTCGTAGGCGTCGTCTCCGAGGCGATGGGGGCCAACCTTCGCATGGGTCTGCTGGCGGCGGTCGTGTTCCCCGCCGCGCTGCTGCTCTCTCTCAGCGCGCTGCGGACAAAGCGGACGTAGGACTTGCAATCCCGGGGGATTTGTGATACCGTTAAGCCATCTTTTGAGGAGGTGGAATCGATGCCCAAGATTCAGGTATTCAATGCGGAGCAGCAATGCCTTGCGCGCGCCGAGCACGCGCAGGAGGTTTCGCTTTTTTATGAGGGGCTGTATCAGGCGGGAGACTACCTGGTGATTACGCTCGACGACGGCTGCCGTTACGGCGCGGTGAAGGTGGATCAGGCGATCGCAGAGGCGAACGTCTACATGCCGGAGGGACGCATGATCTATCGCATCGAGCAGGGGGAGGGGCGGCTCCAGTTCCCGCCGCAGGCATTCGACGGCACGCGCCACGTCATCACGGCACGCGCCTGCGCGCTGGCGGAACAGAAGGTTTACAGGAACGTCGCCCTCAACCCGGCGGATCAGCGCGGGGATACGGAGTGCTACCCGCACGCCACGGCGAACGTGGAAACGCGCGGCGAGTCCGTGTTCGCCGCGCGCAACGTCATCGACGGTATGCGCCTCAACCACTGCCATGGCGAATGGCCGTTCCAGTC harbors:
- a CDS encoding carbohydrate-binding protein, with the protein product MPKIQVFNAEQQCLARAEHAQEVSLFYEGLYQAGDYLVITLDDGCRYGAVKVDQAIAEANVYMPEGRMIYRIEQGEGRLQFPPQAFDGTRHVITARACALAEQKVYRNVALNPADQRGDTECYPHATANVETRGESVFAARNVIDGMRLNHCHGEWPFQSWGIGARTDAYLTLDFGRPVVVDSMALTLRADFPHDAYWTEATVVLSDGTEKTFPLQQLAERQRVELGTHTVTWMRLERLQKSDDPSAFPALTEWEVYGRDA